A portion of the Brevundimonas pondensis genome contains these proteins:
- a CDS encoding leucyl aminopeptidase family protein gives MSVVHSDLLIAASDAARPVRVVAQGQGLTGKQAAWAEANGFTGKAGQLLIVPGDDGAAVEALFGAGEAFEAMSARSLPTRLPAGDWRLEGVEGEAASQAALAFALGGYLFDRYKARPERGRARLVAPASLDLSEALNIAGAAALAREMVDTPAADMGPLQIETIAREIAQGSGASLTVTTGDALLEENYPAVHAVGRAAAPHRAPRVLEIGWKLDQTDLPLVALVGKGVVFDTGGLDLKPAAGMRNMKKDMGGSAHALALGRLIMQADLPVRLVVLVAAVENAVSADAFRPGDILSSRKGLTIEIGNTDAEGRLILADVLTRAGEHNPDLTLDFATLTGAARMALGPELPPLYTDDEALAEGILSAGRAVGDPLWRMPLWAGYRASLESEIADVRNDSAAWAQAGSVTAALFLQKFAPTTGAWAHMDIFAWNPRARPGHPEGGEAQALRACYRYLRDRFAK, from the coding sequence ATGTCCGTGGTTCACTCCGATCTGCTGATCGCCGCTTCTGACGCTGCGCGCCCGGTGCGCGTGGTCGCGCAAGGACAGGGGCTGACCGGCAAGCAGGCGGCCTGGGCCGAGGCCAACGGCTTCACCGGCAAGGCGGGTCAGCTGCTGATCGTCCCCGGCGACGACGGCGCGGCGGTCGAAGCCCTGTTCGGCGCCGGCGAGGCCTTCGAGGCGATGAGCGCGCGGTCGCTGCCGACGCGTCTGCCCGCGGGCGACTGGCGTCTCGAGGGTGTCGAAGGCGAGGCCGCGTCGCAGGCGGCCCTGGCCTTCGCCCTCGGCGGCTATCTGTTCGACCGCTACAAGGCCCGGCCCGAGCGCGGCCGCGCCCGTCTGGTGGCCCCGGCTAGTCTCGACCTGAGCGAAGCGCTGAACATCGCCGGCGCCGCCGCTCTGGCGCGCGAAATGGTCGACACCCCCGCCGCCGACATGGGGCCGCTGCAGATCGAGACCATCGCCCGCGAGATCGCGCAAGGCTCGGGTGCAAGCCTGACCGTCACCACCGGCGACGCCCTGCTGGAAGAGAACTACCCGGCCGTACACGCCGTCGGCCGCGCCGCCGCCCCGCACCGCGCGCCGCGCGTGCTGGAGATCGGCTGGAAGCTGGACCAGACCGACCTGCCGCTGGTGGCCCTGGTCGGCAAGGGGGTGGTGTTCGACACCGGAGGCCTGGACCTCAAGCCCGCCGCCGGGATGCGCAACATGAAGAAGGATATGGGCGGCTCGGCCCACGCCCTGGCGCTCGGCCGTCTGATCATGCAGGCCGACCTGCCGGTGCGTCTGGTGGTGCTGGTCGCCGCCGTCGAGAATGCGGTGTCCGCCGACGCCTTCCGTCCCGGCGACATCCTGTCGAGCCGCAAGGGTTTGACCATCGAGATCGGCAACACCGACGCCGAGGGCCGCCTGATCCTGGCCGACGTCCTGACGCGGGCGGGCGAGCACAATCCCGACCTGACCCTGGACTTCGCCACCCTGACCGGCGCAGCGCGCATGGCGCTCGGCCCCGAACTGCCGCCGCTCTACACCGATGACGAGGCCCTGGCCGAGGGCATCCTCAGCGCCGGGCGGGCGGTCGGCGACCCCCTGTGGCGGATGCCGCTGTGGGCCGGCTATCGCGCCTCGCTGGAGAGCGAAATCGCCGATGTTCGCAATGATTCCGCGGCCTGGGCCCAGGCCGGGTCGGTGACGGCGGCGCTGTTCCTGCAGAAGTTCGCGCCGACGACAGGGGCGTGGGCGCACATGGACATCTTCGCCTGGAACCCGCGCGCCCGTCCGGGCCACCCGGAAGGCGGCGAGGCCCAGGCCCTGCGCGCCTGCTATCGCTATCTGCGCGACCGATTCGCCAAATAG
- a CDS encoding C40 family peptidase: protein MLAEQALEGLMPAEAYRQTEAMHCRVPVADIVSDADQRIDQLLHGEAFDVLHRQGDRAWGRARRDGIVGWVALDLLSPGAPLANRRVSSISAALPLNALVGEAAEGLDEADLQPVGDFEPEPVAVAERLLGRPHALGARSSFETDCSGLVQQALLACGLPGPRRSDAQADLGRPIARAEAQRGDLVVWMAPAGDDWTGHSAIMVDADQVIHSTGARGGVVIETLAEVETRLTGEGFASAVFRRI from the coding sequence GTGCTGGCCGAGCAGGCGCTGGAAGGCCTGATGCCGGCAGAGGCCTATCGCCAGACCGAGGCCATGCACTGCCGGGTCCCGGTCGCAGACATTGTGTCCGACGCGGATCAACGCATCGACCAGTTGCTGCATGGCGAGGCCTTCGACGTCCTGCATCGCCAGGGCGATCGCGCCTGGGGCCGCGCCCGTCGCGACGGGATCGTCGGCTGGGTGGCGCTCGATCTTCTGTCGCCCGGCGCGCCCCTGGCCAACCGCCGCGTTTCTTCCATTTCCGCCGCCCTGCCGCTGAACGCCCTGGTCGGCGAAGCGGCCGAGGGGCTGGACGAGGCCGATCTGCAACCCGTCGGCGATTTCGAACCCGAGCCGGTCGCCGTGGCCGAACGCCTGCTGGGCCGCCCCCATGCCCTTGGCGCTCGTTCTTCGTTCGAGACCGACTGTTCGGGTCTGGTGCAACAGGCTCTGCTGGCCTGCGGTCTGCCCGGCCCGCGCCGTTCGGACGCCCAGGCTGACCTCGGTCGTCCCATCGCGCGAGCAGAGGCCCAACGCGGCGATCTGGTCGTCTGGATGGCCCCGGCGGGGGACGACTGGACGGGCCACTCGGCCATCATGGTCGACGCCGATCAGGTCATCCATTCCACCGGCGCGCGCGGCGGCGTGGTCATCGAGACCCTGGCCGAAGTCGAGACTCGACTGACCGGCGAAGGCTTCGCCTCGGCGGTGTTCCGGCGGATCTAG
- a CDS encoding c-type cytochrome → MSGDLKWNKIMGACLGTAFVILVVQQVSGMVYSTKQPEKMGYFVDAPEESAGGEPAALPIDWGTVLPTADLAAGEAAFARCQACHNATSGGADGIGPNLFGVIGGPAMHRAGFAYSDAMAKHKAEAPTWGYDEIDHFLTAPGRYIPGTKMSFAGIRDEKTRINLIAWLRTQGSAGFAIPAADPARQPGAAAAAPAADAAAAPADAAAAPAAEGAAPAAAAPAAAPAA, encoded by the coding sequence ATGAGCGGCGATCTGAAGTGGAACAAGATTATGGGCGCGTGCCTGGGCACCGCCTTTGTGATCCTGGTGGTCCAGCAGGTTTCGGGCATGGTGTATTCCACCAAGCAGCCTGAAAAGATGGGCTACTTTGTGGACGCGCCGGAAGAATCCGCTGGCGGCGAGCCGGCCGCCCTGCCGATCGACTGGGGCACGGTCCTGCCGACCGCCGACCTGGCCGCCGGTGAAGCCGCCTTTGCGCGCTGCCAGGCCTGCCACAACGCCACCTCGGGCGGCGCTGACGGCATCGGCCCCAACCTGTTCGGCGTCATCGGCGGTCCCGCCATGCACCGCGCGGGCTTCGCCTATTCGGACGCCATGGCCAAGCACAAGGCCGAGGCGCCGACCTGGGGCTATGACGAGATCGACCACTTCCTGACCGCGCCGGGCCGTTACATCCCCGGCACCAAGATGTCCTTCGCCGGCATCCGCGACGAGAAGACCCGCATCAACCTGATCGCCTGGCTGCGCACGCAAGGCTCGGCTGGCTTCGCCATTCCGGCCGCTGATCCGGCCCGCCAACCGGGCGCCGCTGCTGCGGCTCCGGCTGCTGATGCGGCGGCTGCCCCGGCTGACGCCGCTGCTGCTCCGGCGGCTGAAGGTGCGGCTCCGGCTGCTGCGGCTCCTGCGGCGGCCCCCGCCGCCTGA
- a CDS encoding 3-deoxy-manno-octulosonate cytidylyltransferase, translated as MNPLIMIPARMAATRLPNKPLADIGGKPMIVRAWEQASLSGFRVVVAAGDPEIVEAVEASGGLAVLTDPDLPSGSDRIRAAVEAVDPDGAHDIIINIQGDMPFASPDLARACADLLTRESACDIATLVAAEAEASDRANPDVVKAVLALPEDETSGRALYFTRSTLYGDGPIWRHVGIYGYRREALMRFCAAPPSPLEKREKLEQLRALEMGLQIWASIIDAAPLSVDNPADLEAARALA; from the coding sequence ATGAATCCGCTGATAATGATACCCGCTCGCATGGCGGCGACCCGTTTGCCGAACAAGCCCCTGGCCGATATCGGCGGCAAGCCCATGATCGTGCGGGCCTGGGAACAGGCGTCCCTGTCCGGTTTCCGCGTCGTCGTGGCGGCGGGCGATCCCGAGATCGTCGAGGCGGTCGAGGCGTCGGGCGGTCTGGCGGTCCTGACCGATCCCGACCTGCCCAGCGGTTCGGATCGCATCCGTGCGGCGGTCGAGGCGGTCGATCCTGACGGCGCCCACGACATCATCATCAATATTCAAGGCGACATGCCCTTCGCCTCACCCGATCTGGCCCGCGCCTGCGCCGACTTGCTGACCCGCGAATCAGCCTGCGACATCGCCACCCTGGTGGCGGCCGAGGCGGAGGCGTCGGACCGCGCCAACCCCGACGTGGTGAAGGCGGTCCTGGCCCTGCCCGAAGACGAGACCAGCGGCCGCGCCCTCTACTTCACCCGCTCGACCCTCTATGGCGACGGGCCGATCTGGCGCCACGTCGGCATCTACGGCTATCGCCGCGAGGCCCTGATGCGTTTCTGCGCCGCTCCGCCGTCGCCGCTGGAGAAGCGCGAAAAGCTGGAGCAGCTGCGCGCCCTGGAAATGGGCCTGCAGATCTGGGCCTCGATCATCGACGCGGCGCCGCTGTCGGTGGACAATCCGGCGGACCTGGAGGCGGCGCGGGCTCTGGCCTGA
- a CDS encoding iron-sulfur cluster assembly scaffold protein, with amino-acid sequence MIDDLYSARILSLAANLPHSGRLAAPEGTAERVAKLCGSKAIVDVTLDDEGRIKDFAQTVKACALGQAAAGVVGESILGATASEIVEARDAMLAMLKSGSEGPEGRFEALRVLKQVADYPARHASTMVALEATLEAVDQALAKHHSDTRTRLAGAA; translated from the coding sequence ATGATCGACGACCTCTACAGCGCACGCATCCTGTCGCTGGCGGCCAACCTGCCGCACAGCGGGCGGCTGGCTGCGCCTGAAGGGACCGCCGAGCGCGTGGCCAAGCTGTGCGGATCCAAGGCCATCGTCGACGTGACCCTGGACGACGAGGGCCGTATCAAGGACTTCGCCCAGACGGTGAAGGCCTGCGCCCTGGGCCAGGCGGCGGCGGGCGTGGTCGGCGAGAGCATCCTCGGCGCCACGGCATCCGAAATCGTCGAGGCCCGCGACGCCATGCTGGCCATGCTGAAATCCGGCAGCGAAGGCCCCGAGGGCCGCTTCGAGGCCTTAAGGGTGCTGAAGCAGGTGGCGGACTATCCCGCCCGGCACGCCTCGACCATGGTGGCGCTGGAGGCCACGCTCGAAGCCGTCGATCAGGCGTTGGCCAAACACCACAGCGATACGCGAACTCGTCTCGCCGGCGCGGCCTGA
- the yidD gene encoding membrane protein insertion efficiency factor YidD, translating to MSLYERSVRAAHRGYKVTLSPFFGQSCRFLPTCSDYGRDALLQHGPVRGGWLTVRRLCKCHPFGGSGYDPVPPAKIEKERPS from the coding sequence ATGTCTCTCTACGAACGCAGCGTCCGCGCGGCCCATCGGGGCTACAAGGTGACGCTGTCCCCCTTCTTCGGCCAGTCGTGCCGGTTTCTGCCGACCTGTTCGGACTATGGGCGCGACGCCCTGCTCCAGCATGGTCCGGTTCGGGGGGGATGGCTCACCGTGCGCCGTCTCTGTAAATGCCATCCCTTCGGCGGTTCGGGCTATGATCCCGTGCCGCCCGCCAAGATCGAAAAAGAACGACCGTCATGA
- the thrS gene encoding threonine--tRNA ligase, producing the protein MIELKFPDGAVRQYPTGSTGRDVAAAISPSLAKKAALVVWNGEQRDLDRVIDGNGDFRLLMRDDPEALETIRHDAAHVLAQAVQELFPGTQVTIGPAIEDGFYYDFARDEPFSTDDFAKIEKKMGEIIDRGAPLERQVWERDAAIAHFEKIGETYKAELIRDLPDTETITVYKQGEWADLCRGPHFPTTKFVGKAFKLTKLAGAYWRGDSSRAQLQRIYGTAWATQADLDAYLLRIEEAEKRDHRKLGRAMELFHMQEEGRGMVFWHPKGWVLWRVLEAYMRRRLDAAGYVEVKTPQVLDRKFWEASGHWEKYRPNMFVCETVEGETLSLKPMNCPGHVQIFDQGQRSYRELPLRMAEFGACHRYEPSGSLHGLMRVRGFTQDDAHIFCREDQIVDETAEFIKLAQSVHADLGMETAYINLATRPDVRAGSDEFWDKAEAQMAEAARHAGVEVVIAEGDGAFYAPKLDFIVKDAIGREWTCGTIQLDYVLPDRLDATYIAEDGQKHRPVMLHRAILGSFERFIGIMIENYAGAFPLWLAPTQAVVATITSDADGYAEEVVAKFRAAGLRTEIDLRNEKINYKIREHSVGKVPAIAVVGRKEAEEGKVAIRRLGSQAQTIVTVEEAIAILTDEALAPDLKRIRDGQA; encoded by the coding sequence ATGATCGAACTGAAATTCCCCGACGGCGCCGTGCGTCAATATCCGACCGGCTCGACGGGCCGCGACGTGGCCGCCGCCATCTCGCCTTCGTTGGCCAAGAAGGCGGCCCTGGTCGTCTGGAACGGCGAGCAGCGCGACCTGGACCGCGTCATCGACGGGAACGGCGACTTCCGCCTGCTGATGCGCGACGATCCCGAGGCGCTGGAGACCATTCGTCACGACGCCGCCCACGTCCTGGCGCAGGCGGTGCAGGAGTTGTTCCCCGGCACCCAGGTCACCATCGGCCCGGCCATTGAGGACGGCTTCTATTACGACTTCGCCCGCGACGAGCCCTTCTCGACCGACGACTTCGCCAAGATCGAAAAGAAGATGGGCGAGATCATCGACCGGGGCGCGCCGCTGGAACGCCAAGTCTGGGAGCGTGACGCGGCCATCGCCCACTTCGAAAAAATCGGCGAGACCTACAAGGCCGAGCTGATCCGCGACCTGCCGGACACGGAAACCATCACCGTCTACAAACAGGGCGAATGGGCCGACCTGTGCCGGGGACCGCACTTCCCGACCACCAAGTTCGTCGGCAAGGCCTTCAAGCTGACCAAGCTGGCCGGCGCCTACTGGCGTGGGGACAGCAGCCGCGCCCAGTTGCAGCGCATCTACGGCACGGCCTGGGCGACCCAGGCCGACCTGGACGCCTATCTGCTACGCATCGAGGAGGCCGAGAAGCGCGACCACCGCAAGCTGGGCCGCGCCATGGAGCTCTTCCACATGCAGGAAGAGGGCCGCGGCATGGTCTTCTGGCACCCCAAGGGCTGGGTCCTGTGGCGCGTGCTGGAGGCCTATATGCGCCGCCGCCTGGACGCCGCCGGCTATGTCGAGGTCAAGACGCCGCAGGTTCTGGACCGCAAGTTCTGGGAAGCCTCGGGCCACTGGGAGAAGTATCGTCCCAACATGTTCGTCTGCGAGACGGTGGAGGGCGAGACCCTTTCCCTCAAGCCGATGAACTGCCCCGGCCACGTGCAGATCTTCGATCAGGGCCAGCGCTCCTATCGCGAACTGCCGCTGCGCATGGCCGAGTTCGGCGCCTGTCACCGCTATGAGCCGTCGGGTTCGCTGCACGGCCTGATGCGCGTGCGCGGCTTCACCCAGGACGACGCCCACATCTTCTGCCGCGAAGACCAGATCGTCGACGAGACGGCCGAGTTCATCAAGCTGGCCCAGTCGGTCCACGCCGACCTCGGCATGGAGACGGCCTACATCAACCTGGCCACCCGTCCCGACGTCCGCGCCGGGTCGGACGAGTTCTGGGACAAGGCCGAGGCCCAGATGGCCGAAGCCGCCCGTCACGCAGGCGTCGAGGTGGTGATCGCCGAGGGCGACGGCGCCTTCTACGCGCCCAAGCTGGACTTCATCGTCAAGGACGCCATCGGCCGAGAATGGACCTGCGGCACGATCCAGCTGGACTATGTCCTGCCCGACCGTCTGGACGCGACCTATATTGCCGAGGATGGCCAGAAGCACCGCCCGGTCATGCTGCACCGCGCGATCCTGGGCTCGTTCGAGCGCTTCATCGGCATCATGATCGAGAACTACGCCGGAGCCTTCCCGCTGTGGCTGGCGCCGACCCAGGCCGTGGTGGCCACCATCACCTCGGATGCCGACGGTTACGCCGAAGAAGTGGTCGCGAAGTTCCGCGCTGCGGGCCTGCGCACCGAGATCGATCTGCGCAACGAGAAGATCAACTACAAGATCCGCGAGCACTCGGTCGGCAAGGTGCCCGCCATCGCCGTCGTCGGCCGCAAGGAGGCCGAGGAAGGCAAGGTCGCCATCCGCCGCCTGGGCTCGCAGGCCCAGACCATCGTCACCGTCGAGGAGGCCATCGCCATCCTGACCGACGAGGCCCTGGCCCCGGACCTGAAGCGAATCCGCGACGGTCAAGCCTGA